The proteins below are encoded in one region of Chroicocephalus ridibundus chromosome 9, bChrRid1.1, whole genome shotgun sequence:
- the KIF23 gene encoding kinesin-like protein KIF23 isoform X1, which translates to MMATRAKKPRRPILKKPSNPSLRDPVGVYCRVRPLSRPDQECCIEVISDTTVQMHPPDGYRIFRNGEYRETQYSFKEVFGTLVVQKKVFDVVAKPLVEDLIRGKNGLLFTYGVTGSGKTHTMTGSPGDGGLLPRCLDMIFNSIGPFQAKRFVFKLDDKNGVDVQCEVDALLERQKRDVMPVPKPTPGKRQIDPEIADMINVQDQCKVEEVDEDNVYCVFVSYIEIYNNYIYDLLEEAPFDPIKPKWNNCNTPVRNGDFIPPQSKILREDQNHNMYVTGCTEVEVKSTEEAFEVFWRGQKKRRIANTQLNRESSRSHSVFIIKLAQAPLDADGDKVLQEKEQITLSQLSLVDLAGSERTNRTKAEGNRLREAGNINQSLMTLRTCIEVLRENQMYGLNKMVPYRDSKLTHLFKNYFDGEGKVRMIVCVNPKAEDYEESLQVMRFAEMTQEVEVARPVDRPLCGLTPGRRFRNQAFQEELSRKLEMRGGPVDAETEEQSVLETILQNFPPLPTCELLDINDDQTLPKLIEVLEKRHKLRQMLIKEFSKAVLTFKTVLQEFDCSVASKENYIKGRLSEKEKTIAGQKTEIERLEKKIKTLEYKIEILEKTATIYEEDKRNLQQELESKSQKLQRQASDKRRLEARFQGMVAETTMKWEKECERRVAAKQLEMQNKLWVKDEKLKQLKAIVTEPKNDKPERPSRERDREKPVQRSVSPSPVPPSSNFIAQVPNSQQLVSNPQVHRRSNSCSSISVASCVMEWEQKTPSHKHTSGTSNARSRQQEPEQSRDCYTSDRRRGMCWTGVIEVPRRRDELEIEEDQCCRNAPPVRLRHRRSRSAGERWVDHKPPSNLPTETVMQPHVPHAITVAAASEKALAKCDKYMLTHQELASDGEIETKLIKGDVFKTRGGGQAVQFTDIETLKQESPTGRKRRSSPSNPDPPEDAAESEWTDVETRCSVAVEMRAGSALGPGYEHHAQPKRRKP; encoded by the exons ACACAGTATTCATTTAAAGAAGTGTTTGGCACCCTTGTTGTTCAGAAGAAGGTTTTTGATGTGGTGGCTAAACCTCTAGTAGAAGATCTCATTCGTGGGAAAAATG GTCTTCTTTTTACATATGGCGTGACAGGCAGTGGAAAAACACACACCATGACAGGGTCTCCTGGTGATGGAGGACTTCTCCCGCGATGTTTGGATATGATCTTCAACAGTATAGGACCGTTCCAGGCCAAGCGATTT GTTTTTAAGCTTGATGACAAGAATGGTGTGGATGTCCAGTGTGAAGTAGATGCTCTCTTAGAGCGCCAGAAAAGAGATGTCATGCCTGTTCCAAAACCTACACCTGGCAA GCGACAAATAGACCCAGAAATTGCTGATATGATCAATGTGCAAGATCAGTGCAAGGTGGAAGAAGTGGATGAAGATAACGTCTACTGTGTCTTTGTCTCCTATATTGAGATCTACAACAACTACATATATGACCTCTTGGAGGAAGCTCCCTTTGATCCTATAAAACCAAA GTGGAACAATTGCAACACTCCTGTGCGAAATGGTGACTTTAT ACCTCCGCAATCCAAAATACTTCGTGAGGACCAGAATCACAACATGTATGTCACAGGATGCACAGAAGTAGAAGTGAAATCTACAGAAGAAGCTTTTGAAGTGTTCTGGAGAG GTCAAAAGAAGAGGCGTATTGCGAACACTCAGCTGAATCGGGAATCTAGTCGCTCTCACAGTGTTTTTATAATAAAGTTGGCTCAGGCCCCCCTGGATGCGGATGGAGATAAAGTGCTACAG GAGAAAGAACAGATCACTTTAAGCCAGCTGTCTCTAGTTGATCTGGCTGGAAGCGAAAGAACTAACAGAACAAAAGCCGAAGGGAACAGGTTGCGAGAAGCAG gtAATATTAATCAGTCCCTAATGACATTAAGAACATGTATTGAAGTTCTAAGGGAAAACCAGATGTACGGATTAAATAAG ATGGTTCCATACAGAGATTCCAAACTGACTCATCTTTTCAAGAACTATTTTGATGGTGAAGGCAAAGTGCGTATGATTGTATGTGTTAATCCTAAAGCTGAGGACTACGAGGAAAGCTTG CAAGTCATGCGCTTCGCAGAAATGACGCAGGAGGTCGAAGTTGCGAGACCTGTTGACAGACCGCTCTGTGGCTTAACGCCGGGACGGCGCTTTAGGAATCAGGCCTTCCAAGAGGAACTCTCAAGGAAACTGGAGATGCGGGGCGGCCCAGTAGATGCAG aaacagaagagcaatCTGTTTTAGAAACAATTCTGCAGAACTTTCCTCCATTGCCCACATGTGAGCTATTGGATATTAATGATGATCAAACACTTCCAAAGCTTATTGAAGTGCTGGAAAAACGCCATAAACTACGACAAATGTTGATAAAGGAATTCTCCAAAGCTG TGCTTACCTTTAAAACAGTGCTGCAAGAATTTGACTGCAGTGTTGCATCCAAGGAAAACTATATTAAAGGAAGActgtctgaaaaagagaaaacaatagcAGGACAGAAAACAGAGATAGAGCgcctggagaagaaaattaaaactttggaATACAAG aTTGAGATCTTAGAGAAAACTGCAACAATTTATGAAGAAGACAAGCGTAATCTTCAGCAAGAACTAGAAAGCAAGAGCCAGAAATTGCAGCGTCAGGCTTCTGACAAGCGTAGATTGGAGGCACGGTTTCAAGGCATGGTGGCAGAAACAACCATGAAATGGGAGAAGGAGTGT GAGCGTCGGGTagcagcaaagcagctggagaTGCAGAACAAACTTTGGGTCAAAGACGAAAAGCTGAAGCAACTGAAGGCCATTGTTACTGAACCAAAAAATGACAAGCCAGAGAGGCCTTCGCGGGAGAGAGACCGAGAGAAGCCTGTTCAGCGATCAGTGTCTCCTTCACCAGTACCT CCTTCTAGTAACTTTATTGCTCAGGTCCCTAACAGCCAGCAGCTCGTGAGCAACCCGCAGGTTCACAGGCGTTCTAATTCTTGTAGCAGCATTTCTGTGGCATCCTGTGTTATGGAATGGGAGCAGAAAACCCCTTCGCACAAGCATACCAGTGGCACTTCTAATGCCAGGAGTAGACAACAAGAACCAGAACAAAGTAGAGACTGTTACACCTCAGACAGAAGGCGAGGGATGTGCTGGACTGGAGTCATTGAGGTTCCCAGGCGTAGAGATGAGCTAGAAATAGAAGAGGATCAATGCTGCAGG AATGCACCTCCGGTTCGCCTCAGACACAGACGGTCGCGCTCAGCTGGGGAGAGATGGGTAGATCATAAGCCACCTTCTAATCTGCCCACTGAGACAGTCATGCAGCCGCATGTCCCCCACGCCATCACGGTGGCGGCTGCAAGTGAAAAGGCACTAGCTAAGTGTGACAAGTATATGCTGACGCACCAGGAGTTAGCCTCTGATGGGGAGATTGAAACAAAACTAATTAAG GGTGATGTGTTCAAAACCAGGGGTGGAGGACAGGCTGTGCAGTTCACAGATATAGAGACTCTGAAGCAAGAATCTCCAACCGG TCGAAAGCGAAGATCATCCCCTTCTAATCCTGACCCACCTGAGGATGCTGCGGAATCCGAATGGACTGATGTAGAAACCAGA TGTTCCGTGGCAGTGGAGATGAGGGCAGGGTCAGCTCTTGGACCTGGATACGAGCATCACGCTCAGCCCAA gcgaAGAAAGCCATGA
- the KIF23 gene encoding kinesin-like protein KIF23 isoform X7, with product MMATRAKKPRRPILKKPSNPSLRDPVGVYCRVRPLSRPDQECCIEVISDTTVQMHPPDGYRIFRNGEYRETQYSFKEVFGTLVVQKKVFDVVAKPLVEDLIRGKNGLLFTYGVTGSGKTHTMTGSPGDGGLLPRCLDMIFNSIGPFQAKRFVFKLDDKNGVDVQCEVDALLERQKRDVMPVPKPTPGKRQIDPEIADMINVQDQCKVEEVDEDNVYCVFVSYIEIYNNYIYDLLEEAPFDPIKPKWNNCNTPVRNGDFIPPQSKILREDQNHNMYVTGCTEVEVKSTEEAFEVFWRGQKKRRIANTQLNRESSRSHSVFIIKLAQAPLDADGDKVLQEKEQITLSQLSLVDLAGSERTNRTKAEGNRLREAGNINQSLMTLRTCIEVLRENQMYGLNKMVPYRDSKLTHLFKNYFDGEGKVRMIVCVNPKAEDYEESLQVMRFAEMTQEVEVARPVDRPLCGLTPGRRFRNQAFQEELSRKLEMRGGPVDAETEEQSVLETILQNFPPLPTCELLDINDDQTLPKLIEVLEKRHKLRQMLIKEFSKAVLTFKTVLQEFDCSVASKENYIKGRLSEKEKTIAGQKTEIERLEKKIKTLEYKIEILEKTATIYEEDKRNLQQELESKSQKLQRQASDKRRLEARFQGMVAETTMKWEKECERRVAAKQLEMQNKLWVKDEKLKQLKAIVTEPKNDKPERPSRERDREKPVQRSVSPSPVPGDVFKTRGGGQAVQFTDIETLKQESPTGRKRRSSPSNPDPPEDAAESEWTDVETRCSVAVEMRAGSALGPGYEHHAQPKRRKP from the exons ACACAGTATTCATTTAAAGAAGTGTTTGGCACCCTTGTTGTTCAGAAGAAGGTTTTTGATGTGGTGGCTAAACCTCTAGTAGAAGATCTCATTCGTGGGAAAAATG GTCTTCTTTTTACATATGGCGTGACAGGCAGTGGAAAAACACACACCATGACAGGGTCTCCTGGTGATGGAGGACTTCTCCCGCGATGTTTGGATATGATCTTCAACAGTATAGGACCGTTCCAGGCCAAGCGATTT GTTTTTAAGCTTGATGACAAGAATGGTGTGGATGTCCAGTGTGAAGTAGATGCTCTCTTAGAGCGCCAGAAAAGAGATGTCATGCCTGTTCCAAAACCTACACCTGGCAA GCGACAAATAGACCCAGAAATTGCTGATATGATCAATGTGCAAGATCAGTGCAAGGTGGAAGAAGTGGATGAAGATAACGTCTACTGTGTCTTTGTCTCCTATATTGAGATCTACAACAACTACATATATGACCTCTTGGAGGAAGCTCCCTTTGATCCTATAAAACCAAA GTGGAACAATTGCAACACTCCTGTGCGAAATGGTGACTTTAT ACCTCCGCAATCCAAAATACTTCGTGAGGACCAGAATCACAACATGTATGTCACAGGATGCACAGAAGTAGAAGTGAAATCTACAGAAGAAGCTTTTGAAGTGTTCTGGAGAG GTCAAAAGAAGAGGCGTATTGCGAACACTCAGCTGAATCGGGAATCTAGTCGCTCTCACAGTGTTTTTATAATAAAGTTGGCTCAGGCCCCCCTGGATGCGGATGGAGATAAAGTGCTACAG GAGAAAGAACAGATCACTTTAAGCCAGCTGTCTCTAGTTGATCTGGCTGGAAGCGAAAGAACTAACAGAACAAAAGCCGAAGGGAACAGGTTGCGAGAAGCAG gtAATATTAATCAGTCCCTAATGACATTAAGAACATGTATTGAAGTTCTAAGGGAAAACCAGATGTACGGATTAAATAAG ATGGTTCCATACAGAGATTCCAAACTGACTCATCTTTTCAAGAACTATTTTGATGGTGAAGGCAAAGTGCGTATGATTGTATGTGTTAATCCTAAAGCTGAGGACTACGAGGAAAGCTTG CAAGTCATGCGCTTCGCAGAAATGACGCAGGAGGTCGAAGTTGCGAGACCTGTTGACAGACCGCTCTGTGGCTTAACGCCGGGACGGCGCTTTAGGAATCAGGCCTTCCAAGAGGAACTCTCAAGGAAACTGGAGATGCGGGGCGGCCCAGTAGATGCAG aaacagaagagcaatCTGTTTTAGAAACAATTCTGCAGAACTTTCCTCCATTGCCCACATGTGAGCTATTGGATATTAATGATGATCAAACACTTCCAAAGCTTATTGAAGTGCTGGAAAAACGCCATAAACTACGACAAATGTTGATAAAGGAATTCTCCAAAGCTG TGCTTACCTTTAAAACAGTGCTGCAAGAATTTGACTGCAGTGTTGCATCCAAGGAAAACTATATTAAAGGAAGActgtctgaaaaagagaaaacaatagcAGGACAGAAAACAGAGATAGAGCgcctggagaagaaaattaaaactttggaATACAAG aTTGAGATCTTAGAGAAAACTGCAACAATTTATGAAGAAGACAAGCGTAATCTTCAGCAAGAACTAGAAAGCAAGAGCCAGAAATTGCAGCGTCAGGCTTCTGACAAGCGTAGATTGGAGGCACGGTTTCAAGGCATGGTGGCAGAAACAACCATGAAATGGGAGAAGGAGTGT GAGCGTCGGGTagcagcaaagcagctggagaTGCAGAACAAACTTTGGGTCAAAGACGAAAAGCTGAAGCAACTGAAGGCCATTGTTACTGAACCAAAAAATGACAAGCCAGAGAGGCCTTCGCGGGAGAGAGACCGAGAGAAGCCTGTTCAGCGATCAGTGTCTCCTTCACCAGTACCT GGTGATGTGTTCAAAACCAGGGGTGGAGGACAGGCTGTGCAGTTCACAGATATAGAGACTCTGAAGCAAGAATCTCCAACCGG TCGAAAGCGAAGATCATCCCCTTCTAATCCTGACCCACCTGAGGATGCTGCGGAATCCGAATGGACTGATGTAGAAACCAGA TGTTCCGTGGCAGTGGAGATGAGGGCAGGGTCAGCTCTTGGACCTGGATACGAGCATCACGCTCAGCCCAA gcgaAGAAAGCCATGA
- the KIF23 gene encoding kinesin-like protein KIF23 isoform X3, translating into MMATRAKKPRRPILKKPSNPSLRDPVGVYCRVRPLSRPDQECCIEVISDTTVQMHPPDGYRIFRNGEYRETQYSFKEVFGTLVVQKKVFDVVAKPLVEDLIRGKNGLLFTYGVTGSGKTHTMTGSPGDGGLLPRCLDMIFNSIGPFQAKRFVFKLDDKNGVDVQCEVDALLERQKRDVMPVPKPTPGKRQIDPEIADMINVQDQCKVEEVDEDNVYCVFVSYIEIYNNYIYDLLEEAPFDPIKPKPPQSKILREDQNHNMYVTGCTEVEVKSTEEAFEVFWRGQKKRRIANTQLNRESSRSHSVFIIKLAQAPLDADGDKVLQEKEQITLSQLSLVDLAGSERTNRTKAEGNRLREAGNINQSLMTLRTCIEVLRENQMYGLNKMVPYRDSKLTHLFKNYFDGEGKVRMIVCVNPKAEDYEESLQVMRFAEMTQEVEVARPVDRPLCGLTPGRRFRNQAFQEELSRKLEMRGGPVDAETEEQSVLETILQNFPPLPTCELLDINDDQTLPKLIEVLEKRHKLRQMLIKEFSKAVLTFKTVLQEFDCSVASKENYIKGRLSEKEKTIAGQKTEIERLEKKIKTLEYKIEILEKTATIYEEDKRNLQQELESKSQKLQRQASDKRRLEARFQGMVAETTMKWEKECERRVAAKQLEMQNKLWVKDEKLKQLKAIVTEPKNDKPERPSRERDREKPVQRSVSPSPVPPSSNFIAQVPNSQQLVSNPQVHRRSNSCSSISVASCVMEWEQKTPSHKHTSGTSNARSRQQEPEQSRDCYTSDRRRGMCWTGVIEVPRRRDELEIEEDQCCRNAPPVRLRHRRSRSAGERWVDHKPPSNLPTETVMQPHVPHAITVAAASEKALAKCDKYMLTHQELASDGEIETKLIKGDVFKTRGGGQAVQFTDIETLKQESPTGRKRRSSPSNPDPPEDAAESEWTDVETRCSVAVEMRAGSALGPGYEHHAQPKRRKP; encoded by the exons ACACAGTATTCATTTAAAGAAGTGTTTGGCACCCTTGTTGTTCAGAAGAAGGTTTTTGATGTGGTGGCTAAACCTCTAGTAGAAGATCTCATTCGTGGGAAAAATG GTCTTCTTTTTACATATGGCGTGACAGGCAGTGGAAAAACACACACCATGACAGGGTCTCCTGGTGATGGAGGACTTCTCCCGCGATGTTTGGATATGATCTTCAACAGTATAGGACCGTTCCAGGCCAAGCGATTT GTTTTTAAGCTTGATGACAAGAATGGTGTGGATGTCCAGTGTGAAGTAGATGCTCTCTTAGAGCGCCAGAAAAGAGATGTCATGCCTGTTCCAAAACCTACACCTGGCAA GCGACAAATAGACCCAGAAATTGCTGATATGATCAATGTGCAAGATCAGTGCAAGGTGGAAGAAGTGGATGAAGATAACGTCTACTGTGTCTTTGTCTCCTATATTGAGATCTACAACAACTACATATATGACCTCTTGGAGGAAGCTCCCTTTGATCCTATAAAACCAAA ACCTCCGCAATCCAAAATACTTCGTGAGGACCAGAATCACAACATGTATGTCACAGGATGCACAGAAGTAGAAGTGAAATCTACAGAAGAAGCTTTTGAAGTGTTCTGGAGAG GTCAAAAGAAGAGGCGTATTGCGAACACTCAGCTGAATCGGGAATCTAGTCGCTCTCACAGTGTTTTTATAATAAAGTTGGCTCAGGCCCCCCTGGATGCGGATGGAGATAAAGTGCTACAG GAGAAAGAACAGATCACTTTAAGCCAGCTGTCTCTAGTTGATCTGGCTGGAAGCGAAAGAACTAACAGAACAAAAGCCGAAGGGAACAGGTTGCGAGAAGCAG gtAATATTAATCAGTCCCTAATGACATTAAGAACATGTATTGAAGTTCTAAGGGAAAACCAGATGTACGGATTAAATAAG ATGGTTCCATACAGAGATTCCAAACTGACTCATCTTTTCAAGAACTATTTTGATGGTGAAGGCAAAGTGCGTATGATTGTATGTGTTAATCCTAAAGCTGAGGACTACGAGGAAAGCTTG CAAGTCATGCGCTTCGCAGAAATGACGCAGGAGGTCGAAGTTGCGAGACCTGTTGACAGACCGCTCTGTGGCTTAACGCCGGGACGGCGCTTTAGGAATCAGGCCTTCCAAGAGGAACTCTCAAGGAAACTGGAGATGCGGGGCGGCCCAGTAGATGCAG aaacagaagagcaatCTGTTTTAGAAACAATTCTGCAGAACTTTCCTCCATTGCCCACATGTGAGCTATTGGATATTAATGATGATCAAACACTTCCAAAGCTTATTGAAGTGCTGGAAAAACGCCATAAACTACGACAAATGTTGATAAAGGAATTCTCCAAAGCTG TGCTTACCTTTAAAACAGTGCTGCAAGAATTTGACTGCAGTGTTGCATCCAAGGAAAACTATATTAAAGGAAGActgtctgaaaaagagaaaacaatagcAGGACAGAAAACAGAGATAGAGCgcctggagaagaaaattaaaactttggaATACAAG aTTGAGATCTTAGAGAAAACTGCAACAATTTATGAAGAAGACAAGCGTAATCTTCAGCAAGAACTAGAAAGCAAGAGCCAGAAATTGCAGCGTCAGGCTTCTGACAAGCGTAGATTGGAGGCACGGTTTCAAGGCATGGTGGCAGAAACAACCATGAAATGGGAGAAGGAGTGT GAGCGTCGGGTagcagcaaagcagctggagaTGCAGAACAAACTTTGGGTCAAAGACGAAAAGCTGAAGCAACTGAAGGCCATTGTTACTGAACCAAAAAATGACAAGCCAGAGAGGCCTTCGCGGGAGAGAGACCGAGAGAAGCCTGTTCAGCGATCAGTGTCTCCTTCACCAGTACCT CCTTCTAGTAACTTTATTGCTCAGGTCCCTAACAGCCAGCAGCTCGTGAGCAACCCGCAGGTTCACAGGCGTTCTAATTCTTGTAGCAGCATTTCTGTGGCATCCTGTGTTATGGAATGGGAGCAGAAAACCCCTTCGCACAAGCATACCAGTGGCACTTCTAATGCCAGGAGTAGACAACAAGAACCAGAACAAAGTAGAGACTGTTACACCTCAGACAGAAGGCGAGGGATGTGCTGGACTGGAGTCATTGAGGTTCCCAGGCGTAGAGATGAGCTAGAAATAGAAGAGGATCAATGCTGCAGG AATGCACCTCCGGTTCGCCTCAGACACAGACGGTCGCGCTCAGCTGGGGAGAGATGGGTAGATCATAAGCCACCTTCTAATCTGCCCACTGAGACAGTCATGCAGCCGCATGTCCCCCACGCCATCACGGTGGCGGCTGCAAGTGAAAAGGCACTAGCTAAGTGTGACAAGTATATGCTGACGCACCAGGAGTTAGCCTCTGATGGGGAGATTGAAACAAAACTAATTAAG GGTGATGTGTTCAAAACCAGGGGTGGAGGACAGGCTGTGCAGTTCACAGATATAGAGACTCTGAAGCAAGAATCTCCAACCGG TCGAAAGCGAAGATCATCCCCTTCTAATCCTGACCCACCTGAGGATGCTGCGGAATCCGAATGGACTGATGTAGAAACCAGA TGTTCCGTGGCAGTGGAGATGAGGGCAGGGTCAGCTCTTGGACCTGGATACGAGCATCACGCTCAGCCCAA gcgaAGAAAGCCATGA